One genomic window of Gemmatimonadales bacterium includes the following:
- a CDS encoding glycosyltransferase gives MRILHLAKYYWPRSGGMERVVQGLAEGAAALGHEVEVVAVQQTLGPRRDASGRRRASLTSAYSFGALGSQEVAPGYLTAAWRRADIIHVHHPHPLADMACLLRARRTPVVVTHHADARRGIYRPWIRFVLKRARAVVVPSRAHVALSRELTGFEGKVEVIPFGIDERRWTFVPPPPPDAAPRAIFIGRLVPYKGVDVLLRALERVPDLKLDVVGTGPEMPRLRTLAQALAVSDRVRWWGEYPDDDLPRRMADADFLVLPSVTVEEMFGLVVLEAMAAGRPVITTALPSAVREVNVPGTTGLEVPLRDVGALAQALETLGHDRGLRGRLGQAGQRRVAEQFTQTAMAERHVALYERILGRKQ, from the coding sequence ATGCGCATTCTGCATCTCGCCAAATACTACTGGCCGCGGTCCGGCGGCATGGAGCGCGTTGTCCAGGGACTCGCCGAAGGCGCGGCGGCGTTGGGACACGAGGTGGAGGTCGTCGCCGTGCAACAGACGCTCGGCCCGCGGCGCGACGCGTCGGGCCGGCGCCGCGCCAGCCTGACCAGCGCCTACTCCTTCGGCGCGCTCGGCTCCCAGGAAGTGGCGCCGGGCTATCTCACTGCCGCCTGGCGTCGCGCCGACATCATCCACGTCCACCACCCGCATCCGCTGGCCGACATGGCGTGCCTGCTCCGGGCGCGGCGCACGCCGGTCGTGGTCACCCATCACGCCGATGCGCGCCGCGGGATCTATCGCCCGTGGATCCGGTTCGTGCTGAAGCGCGCCCGCGCGGTCGTGGTGCCGAGCCGCGCACACGTGGCGCTCTCGCGGGAGCTCACCGGGTTCGAGGGAAAAGTCGAGGTGATCCCGTTCGGCATCGACGAGCGGCGGTGGACGTTCGTTCCGCCGCCGCCGCCGGACGCCGCGCCGCGCGCGATCTTCATCGGGCGGCTCGTGCCCTACAAGGGCGTGGATGTGCTCCTCCGTGCGCTCGAGCGAGTGCCGGATCTCAAGCTCGACGTCGTGGGCACGGGACCCGAAATGCCCCGGCTCAGGACCTTGGCGCAGGCACTCGCCGTGAGCGACCGGGTGCGCTGGTGGGGGGAGTATCCCGACGACGACTTGCCCCGCCGCATGGCCGATGCGGACTTTCTGGTGCTGCCGTCGGTCACGGTGGAGGAGATGTTCGGGCTCGTCGTGCTGGAGGCGATGGCGGCGGGCCGGCCGGTGATCACCACCGCCTTACCAAGCGCCGTCCGCGAGGTAAACGTGCCGGGAACAACGGGGCTCGAGGTGCCGCTCCGGGACGTTGGCGCGCTGGCGCAGGCGCTCGAGACGCTCGGCCACGATCGCGGATTGCGCGGTCGCTTGGGCCAGGCCGGTCAGCGCCGGGTGGCGGAACAGTTCACCCAGACAGCAATGGCGGAGCGGCACGTGGCGCTCTACGAGCGGATTCTCGGAAGGAAACAGTAG
- a CDS encoding glycosyltransferase has product MSDASRAGALRAVVVGRAYADPAARGKLRALTGLGCAVGAVVPAEWRSPSDGRLHKPETGDDGGTRILAIPARRGAESRWDGTALRRALAEFRPDVVQLEEEPGTRAAAQVRRAAARLGIALVACSSEGRHRIARPLQSRMRRRRVLREARGLVGSNRLALESLADGRASVPHSVIPPLGITPPLTPVAPPSEGSDDRLVIGFVGRLRPEKGVDLLLRAAAWLRSTWSMEIVGTGPALEELETLVTRLGIAGRVTWHGALPASALAECWRGFDCLVLPSRTTEHWIEDRGRTVLEAMAHGLPVVTSDSGVLPELVGEAGIVVPEGDVDALAVALHRLLAQSALRARLGADARRRVLADFSDAAVARRTLEFWHAVLAPRA; this is encoded by the coding sequence GTGAGCGACGCGAGTCGCGCGGGCGCGCTGCGCGCCGTCGTCGTGGGGCGCGCATACGCCGATCCCGCGGCGCGTGGCAAGCTTCGCGCCCTAACGGGCCTCGGCTGCGCCGTCGGCGCCGTCGTGCCCGCTGAATGGCGCTCCCCTTCCGACGGACGGCTGCACAAGCCCGAGACCGGCGATGACGGGGGTACCCGCATCCTGGCCATCCCGGCGCGCCGCGGGGCGGAATCGCGCTGGGACGGCACTGCTCTTCGGCGCGCGCTCGCGGAGTTTCGACCCGACGTGGTGCAGCTCGAGGAAGAACCGGGAACGCGCGCGGCGGCGCAGGTCAGGCGCGCCGCGGCACGGCTGGGTATTGCGCTGGTGGCGTGCAGCTCGGAAGGCCGGCACCGCATTGCGCGCCCTCTCCAGTCCCGCATGCGCCGCCGCCGTGTGCTGCGGGAGGCGCGAGGCCTCGTGGGGAGTAACCGCCTCGCCCTCGAATCGCTCGCGGATGGCCGCGCGTCCGTTCCGCACTCGGTCATTCCGCCGCTGGGCATCACCCCGCCGCTCACGCCGGTCGCGCCGCCGTCGGAAGGGTCGGACGACCGACTGGTGATCGGCTTCGTCGGCCGCCTGCGCCCTGAGAAAGGGGTCGACCTCCTCCTTCGGGCGGCGGCATGGCTGCGCAGCACCTGGTCGATGGAAATCGTCGGCACCGGGCCGGCCCTGGAGGAGCTTGAGACGCTCGTGACGAGGCTCGGCATCGCGGGGCGCGTCACCTGGCACGGCGCGCTGCCGGCGTCGGCGCTCGCCGAGTGCTGGCGCGGCTTCGATTGCCTCGTGCTTCCGTCCCGCACCACCGAACACTGGATCGAGGACCGGGGCCGCACGGTGCTCGAGGCAATGGCCCACGGCCTCCCGGTGGTGACATCCGATTCCGGCGTGCTTCCCGAGCTCGTGGGCGAGGCGGGCATCGTGGTGCCGGAAGGTGATGTCGATGCGCTCGCCGTCGCGCTCCACCGGCTCCTGGCGCAATCCGCGCTTCGCGCCCGCTTGGGTGCGGACGCGCGGCGCCGCGTGCTGGCGGATTTCAGCGATGCCGCGGTCGCCCGGCGAACGCTCGAGTTCTGGCACGCGGTGCTCGCGCCGCGTGCTTGA
- a CDS encoding SLBB domain-containing protein: MPINLTRRPRLALGCALVFAALLTRPVSAQVPGQIPGFPPGVRPTPEQVRDILQSRPELVQQLRERLQASGLTPDQVHARLRAEGYPEDLLDPYLPGADTTRSFTPAPNTLDAVRSLGVVSTAGIDSLLRLDSTRVVSDSARRVVDSILAARVDSLRLDSLSDTLAARRGLKLFGYEVFRHYTTAFEPVQVGPVDENYRLGPGDVLVLIVTGDVERSETLEVTREGFVVISQVGQVYVANLTLKQLEDVLYTRLGRVYSGVRRGPNARTKFYVTVSRLRNIEVYVTGDVLRAGAYQISASGTVLTALYQAGGPTQAGSFRRIDVRRGPTLVDSVDIYDYLLRGINHSDVRLQSGDVIFVPPRGGLVKVTGRVLRPAIYEITPNETLRDAIAAAGGYEPNAIQGRVQIHRVLPPAARGPGGRDRVVIDVTDQQVASGVAPAFPLVPGDSITVFAAAAPLRDFVSVRGDVYVQGRVGYTEGMKLSEAIRLAGGPKPDVYLDRILISRIRSDSSKVQLRSGFTDSTGTIADDIVLEREDDIQVFSRAAFRTEPYVSVVGAVRRSGRVPYREGMTLRDLVLIAGGLTEDASLDHAEIARLPTARPTGALAQTVRVPLDSSYLFGRGGGAPGAPAAGRDPAAPPLEPYDNVLIPRQPGWALQRLVYVTGEVKYPGRYALTSKTERLADVIARAGGLTDEAYAGGVAFFRRADPSFPAPPRAPVEASERVQPLPPGFKERVGIDLPQVLKNADDRDNLILAAGDSIDVPEYDPIVTVAGAVNAPGPVAYAPGKNLDWYVDAAGGYAPTGDRDRVYVTQPDGKKGTVKRRFLLSDTQPKPGPGASIYVPAKAGGSKSGNAAAVLGVVASLIASLTTIVVVLRR; encoded by the coding sequence ATGCCGATAAACCTGACCCGCCGCCCGCGGCTCGCCCTCGGGTGCGCGCTCGTGTTCGCCGCCCTTCTCACGCGACCGGTGTCGGCGCAGGTTCCCGGACAGATCCCCGGCTTTCCACCCGGCGTCCGCCCCACGCCCGAGCAGGTGCGCGACATCCTGCAATCGCGGCCCGAGCTGGTCCAGCAGCTCCGTGAACGCTTGCAGGCCTCCGGGCTCACACCTGACCAGGTACATGCGAGGCTCCGCGCCGAAGGATATCCGGAGGATCTGCTCGACCCCTACCTCCCCGGCGCCGACACGACCCGATCATTTACCCCGGCGCCCAACACGCTCGACGCCGTGCGGTCGCTCGGCGTGGTTTCCACCGCCGGTATCGATTCGCTGCTCAGACTCGATTCGACCCGCGTTGTTTCCGACTCGGCGCGGCGCGTCGTCGATTCGATTCTCGCGGCACGAGTCGATTCGCTCCGGCTCGACTCCCTCTCGGACACGCTGGCCGCGAGGCGCGGCCTCAAGCTGTTCGGCTACGAGGTGTTCCGCCATTACACCACGGCGTTCGAGCCGGTCCAGGTGGGTCCGGTGGACGAGAACTACCGGCTCGGCCCGGGAGACGTGCTGGTTCTCATCGTGACGGGCGATGTCGAGCGCAGCGAAACGCTGGAGGTGACCCGCGAGGGTTTCGTGGTGATCTCGCAGGTGGGCCAGGTCTACGTCGCCAATCTCACCCTCAAGCAGCTCGAGGACGTGCTCTACACCCGGCTGGGCCGCGTGTACTCGGGCGTGCGGCGCGGACCCAATGCACGCACGAAGTTCTACGTGACCGTGAGTCGCCTCCGCAACATCGAGGTCTACGTCACCGGCGACGTGTTGCGAGCGGGCGCGTACCAGATCTCGGCGTCCGGCACCGTGCTCACGGCATTGTATCAGGCTGGAGGGCCGACCCAGGCCGGCAGCTTCCGCCGGATCGATGTGCGGCGCGGCCCAACGCTCGTCGACTCGGTCGACATCTATGATTACCTCCTCCGCGGCATCAACCACTCGGACGTGCGTCTCCAATCGGGCGATGTGATCTTCGTGCCGCCCCGCGGCGGCTTGGTGAAAGTGACCGGGCGGGTGCTGCGCCCCGCGATCTACGAGATCACGCCGAACGAAACGCTGCGCGACGCAATCGCGGCGGCCGGCGGGTACGAGCCGAATGCAATCCAGGGCAGGGTTCAGATCCACCGCGTCCTCCCACCCGCGGCCCGGGGGCCGGGCGGGCGCGACCGGGTCGTGATCGACGTGACCGACCAGCAAGTGGCGAGCGGGGTGGCGCCGGCCTTTCCGCTCGTGCCGGGCGATTCGATTACGGTGTTCGCTGCGGCGGCGCCCCTTCGCGACTTCGTGAGCGTCCGCGGTGATGTCTACGTCCAGGGGCGAGTCGGATATACCGAGGGCATGAAGCTGAGCGAGGCCATCCGGCTCGCCGGCGGCCCGAAGCCGGATGTTTACCTGGACCGAATCCTCATCTCTCGGATCCGGAGCGATTCGAGCAAAGTGCAGCTCCGCTCCGGCTTCACTGACTCGACCGGCACGATCGCCGATGACATCGTGCTGGAGCGGGAGGACGACATCCAGGTGTTCTCGCGGGCCGCATTCCGCACGGAGCCGTACGTGAGCGTCGTCGGCGCGGTGCGCCGCTCGGGCCGCGTGCCGTACCGCGAAGGAATGACGCTCAGAGATCTCGTGCTCATTGCCGGCGGGCTCACGGAGGACGCCTCGCTCGATCACGCTGAGATTGCGCGGCTCCCCACCGCCCGTCCCACCGGTGCGCTGGCGCAGACGGTCCGGGTGCCGCTCGACTCGAGCTATCTCTTCGGACGAGGCGGCGGGGCACCGGGCGCTCCCGCCGCCGGCCGTGACCCCGCAGCGCCCCCTCTCGAACCGTACGACAACGTGCTCATCCCGCGGCAGCCGGGGTGGGCCTTGCAACGGCTCGTTTATGTCACGGGCGAGGTCAAGTACCCCGGCCGTTACGCGCTCACCAGCAAGACCGAACGGCTTGCCGACGTAATCGCACGCGCGGGCGGGCTCACCGACGAGGCGTACGCGGGCGGCGTCGCGTTCTTCCGTCGGGCCGACCCTTCGTTTCCCGCACCGCCGCGCGCGCCGGTCGAAGCCTCGGAGCGGGTGCAGCCGCTGCCCCCGGGATTCAAGGAGCGGGTGGGCATCGACCTGCCTCAGGTGCTCAAGAACGCGGATGATCGGGACAATCTGATCTTGGCGGCGGGCGACTCGATCGACGTCCCCGAATACGACCCGATCGTGACGGTTGCGGGCGCAGTCAATGCACCTGGACCGGTGGCGTACGCGCCGGGGAAAAACCTCGACTGGTACGTCGATGCGGCCGGCGGCTATGCGCCGACCGGAGACCGGGACCGGGTATACGTCACCCAGCCCGATGGCAAGAAGGGTACGGTGAAGCGGCGTTTTCTCCTGAGCGATACACAGCCGAAACCGGGGCCCGGCGCGTCGATCTACGTGCCGGCAAAGGCGGGCGGGTCCAAGTCCGGCAACGCGGCCGCGGT